The following nucleotide sequence is from Dialister pneumosintes.
TATTTGCTTAGGTTTCATAGACAACACTTTATAGTCCACCAAGGGACGAAAAGGCTCCATCAAATCACAGCCTAAATTAAAAGGATTGTATGTATTATCATGAAAAATCCCCAACTGTGTAGAATAGCCGGAACTTACAATTTCTCGATTACAAGCCGATAAAATGATGGCATACCCATAATTCATAGCCCCATTTTCTACCGACTCTTCACGACGTGAAAAAGTCATCCCCCATAAAGCACTAAAATACACTTTGGCGGCATGTCCTTCTCGATTAGTCGCATCTCCCAGTTCTACTTGCCGACTATATCCTTTAAGAATTTCAGATTCTATATCTCTCTATATAAAGAAAAAGTACTTCTGCCTGCTTTCGTATTTTCTCACTTACAATCCGCTGCCATACCTGTTCTTTCCGTGCCGGACTCCATGCAATTTGCTTTCGAAGACAACGACTCGCATCACAACTTCCTGCATAAGAAATCAGTTCTCCTCGAGGATTTCGTTTTTCATCACAAAAAATAATTTTAATTTTTCGTTGCATACACTGATTCAACCAAGAGGTCGTCAAGGATATAGCCGTCGACTCTAACAAAACCGTTTGAATCTCATCCATAAAGATACGATGAGTTTCTTCTCCACGAATCACCATATATCCTAAACTGTAACTCACCTTGGCACGCCGTGTTACAACCACCGTTCTCCAACTCATGATTTCTTATAGGGGGCTAACGGAATATGCTGTTCATAGAACCCTGTTACCGACTGATGAATAATGTACCAAGAATCTTTGTCCGATAAATTTTTACTCATATATAATCTTCCAGATTGTTTTGAACTTCCAAGCAAACTCAGATTAGATAATGTAGCATTGCATTGGAATAAATGTAAAATTTCACTTAGTATTTGACATTTATCTTCTAACGATAGTGCTATATAAGATTCTCTACCATTTTTTAATACATCTCTTTGTGTAGAAAACCGCTTGCTAAAACAACTATGTTCTAATTTATCCAAGAATACATCATATAAAGCAAGTAATTGCGATTCTTCCAAATGGTCATAAGAAGTAATCAATGCCTCTTTATTCATCTTTCTGCGATTAACAAATTTTAATACCGCTTTTAAAGTCATTGCATACCCATTATTAAGAACCAATTCTTCTGCTAATCTACAACCATATTGCTTTCCTGTCTTTCCTGCTATAGTCACTCTAAATCCATCTACACTAAATAAAGATTGTATTGGAATTTGTTCAATAAGTACTTTAGGATTTTTGAGTTTTCCACCGGTTGACATCCAGAGTTCTTCGCAATATTTTTGTTTTTCTTCTAACGTAGTCAGTCTTGCTGCCAGGTGAAGAGGCATCGTTTCGATTACATACACAGGCTTCCCTTTGTTATCTTCTCCTTCTACGTACATAAAGTAAGCAGTCGATGCACTATTATAGCCTCCATATTTAGAGATGTCTGATATAGCCCCTTCTTTCTTTAAGGAAACTTGTCCTTTCCCTTTTTTGAGTGGCAATTGATCAAACAATTCCCCTTGTCCTACATAGGACATACGCGTTACCAAGATATTATTTTTATTCATCCATCTCGTAACACTTGGCATCATCCCTTCTTCATTGGGTGCCCATGCTACAACTCCATTTCTTTCTACCGTATATTTATAAAGAGCATGTTCATTTAAGCTATATATCTGACAATCTTTTACAAAACGTATCGGATTCGATGTAAATTTGGTGTAGTGTACATTCCCTGTCACTATATTCAAGTAAGCATCTTTCGCATGATGATAATCGTTCAAATCTCTTACTTTAATAAATTCCCCATACTGACGGAAACGGGAAGTAAGCCCTGCTTTCACGTATACGATAATACTCTTCGGCAGTACTCTCTTTAATATTTCAGCTACGGCTTTGGTACTTTGTCTTGTTTCCACTAATTGACGTGCAATAAATTCTGCTTTTTCCGCATCACTAAAAGGAGTATTTCGAGTTAATCGGAAGTACTTTTCTTTACTGATAAATCCTTTATCACGTAACAGTTTCCAAAAGCCGATTTGTCTTTCTCGAATATTTTTACTTAAAGGATAGGTATTACTCTTATCTCTATTTTCCCTATTGTCTACAATAACCAAATTATCCAAGCTGTCATCTTTCGTCTGTGATTGTGGATAAATATGGTCTCTATCATACAACTGCCCTTTTAGTAACGCTCCTAAATCAATCGGTTTTCCGGTGTACATACATTTACCCATTTGTGTATAGTACAAAAACAGTTTATTGCTCCTAAGTTGTGAATCGGACTTAGATTCAATTTCTTCAACCCAGTCTTTACTCTCACGATTGCTCCATGAACGAACATCCTCTTTACACTTCTTATATAGTTCAATCAGTTGCTTCTTTCTAGAGTCCGTCCTTCCTTTATCCGGTTGTTTATCTCTCGCCATTTCTATAAATATACGAGCCGGCTCAGCTCCCATAATATGGGTAATTTCTTTGATGATTTTTAAAGTTTGCCAAATCGGCCTTTTTACTGCAGGAGATACGGTCAATTCTTTTACAGTTTCATAACTTAATACAGTATTTCCAACTAACTCTTTATTTGCTTCACTAATCGCTGCGCTATAGCCATATGTCGAACTTAAAATTTCCATTAAATTTAAAGAAGTCTTCTTTAAAGCAGTAATAATGTTCATAATTTCGCCGGTAGATGTATCTACCAACACTTGTACATCATCGGTTACTCTAGGTGTAATTTCAGTTAAAAATTCTTTAGAGAATCGTCCCCATCCTGTATAACGAAGTTTGGATAATTGTTTGGCGACAGGTTCGGATACTATACGCATTAAATACTTTTTAAGTATCTTTTTATCCATGCTGAAAAGAGTGATGGCTTTAATGATTTCTTCCGCTTTGTCTCTGGTAAAATCTTCTCCTAATATATTTTTTAAATCAATCCAAGGTGCTAACGAAGACTTAAACCCACCATCTAAACCTTTAATTTCTACTGCTTCTTCTTTATCAATGCCCTCTTTAATTAAGAACTTTGAGAATTTACTAAGAGTTACTTTTTTCGTTGTAAGAAACAGTTCCTTCCATAATTTTTCTTTTTGTTCTTCTGTTAAATACGTACCCGCTTTACCAATTTTTACATTATTTAATTCATTAAATAACATATATTCCGTATATAACAAAGAGTTCTTAGGTAATACATCTTTCCCAAGCAAATAGGTACATTTATTAGTCATACGAGTAATAAATTTTTCTGCACTTTTTTCTTCATTAATACGTTCGTTAAAATTCCACGGTAAAATACGACCTTCCTTATCCGTATGCACTGCCCAACTCTTATCGGAATGTCTATTTAAAGGTCCTACATAGAACGGAATTCTAAAAGTAAGTAATTGCTTGATTTTTTCACTAATTGTTCCATAAGCATCTTTTTCCATAAGGAAAGGTAAATACTGTTCTGCTTTTTTTAAGATGATATCTAATTCCTGCTCCTGCAATTGATACGGAATGATGCCGTTAATAGTGGAAACTGCTTTCGGTAAGAAATTTTCTGCTTCTATTTTTGATAATACATATATTTTATCTTCACAATCCGGAAGTTTACTTATTTCTTTTTTCAAAAACTTATAAAATTCTTCCGTACTTCCACGTTTTTCAATAACCAGTTTTTCACCATGAATCATACAGCTACCAACATAAGCACTGTAACTATCCTTATCAGTTCCTCTAAACAGCTTTCTATATAAAGATTTATCTTGTCGTGTAAGCCTTTTTAATACTTCTAAATCTTTTTTATGGGTTTCATATATTGCAATCTTGGCTTCTGATAATGTTTTTCTATCTCCCATGAGCTCGGCTAACAAAGACCAATCATAAAGCATTTTAGCTGCATAAACTAAATCAAATCGTTGTTCCAGTACACTTTGCAAGTCCGATTCTTTTTCTTCATAAACGGCAGTACTAAAACTAATTTTACTATCTTTAATTTCGAATACTTTTAATGCTTCTTTCAAAGATTCATCCATAAATAACGTACTTAAATTAGCGGTTCCACCACATATTAACTGAACTACTTCTTTAAGTTGTTTATCTTTTATTACATCCCAAACTTGTAATATTTTCTCTGTTTTTTCTCTCTTTGATAGACTCTTATCTTTAAGTATAATTTGAATTTTTTCTACATGACCGACCGGAATTTCTTTTTGTAATAATTCCTTAATCGCATTAGTTAAAGCTATATAAGATTCATCAAAACCGGAAGTTTCTTGATTAGATAAATCATAATTTTCAAGCAGGAAGTGTCCACGATGCTTAATAATATGATGAATAGCTAAATACACTAGACGCACGTCAAAAGATTTATTTTCCGTCATCAATGCATAACGCAAATGATAAATTGTAGGATAAGCCTTGTGATATGCTTTATCATCAAAATCTTCATCATTAAAAAGAGTATTCGGCTGGTCTATACTTTTATCTTCTTGCCATAATCGACTTTCATGGAGTCTTATAAAAAATCCGGGATCTACTTTGCAAATTTCTTTTGCAAATAATTCTTGTAAAAGAGCCAGTCGCTGCTTACGACGCTGTATTCTGCGACGTGCAGTTCTATGAAGACGTCTATCTGCTGCCGTCTGTGCTTCCTCAAAAAGACGAACGCCCCATAAGGCCTTTCCATGTTTTTTGACAACATTATAAGAGGCATCCGTTACCGCCCAACCAACAGAAGAGGTTCCCATATCCAAACCGATGTAATAAGGTTGTTTGTTCGTCTTAGCCGTATCCATTTGACATACTCCTTTATTTTCTGTACACTATAAACATCTAGATGTTTAACCATCATTTAGAGAATTACATTACGAGTTCAAATAAAAATTTATTCAAACCGTCACGCAAGTGACACCACAGTGTGTGGGAAAAGCTCCTTCGGGAGTTTTTTTATTTGTATTATTTATGCGTGATTTACTTATTATTATTCAATTATATCTCTTTTGTTAATAAAAATAAACTTATTGTTATTTTAATTATGAGTTTTATAAAATAATTTTGGCAAATAAAAAAAGCATCCATAGGGATGCTTTTCTATTTGTAATTAAAACTGATAAGATGCTCCAACACCGACTCCGGATTCATCTTTACCATGTTTTGGATTGTATTTATGGTAATTAACATTGAGTTCTATTCCAAATCCGATATCATAGTTTACACCTACATTCGTTTCTCCGAAAGAAGAACCTGCTACGTAACTTACATAGGGCTGAAAACCTAAGAAGTGGTCTGTTGCTACACGAGCACCGCCATAGAAGGAATTATTCTGTCCTTTCATATGATTACGCCAACCGCCGAGAACTTGAAGATTTTCTCCCATTACATCATATTTTGCATATAAATCATTCTGATGTCCATACTGATCTCTATAAACACGTGCATAACCAACGGTTGTTTTTGGAAGAACGGAAGCTTCTACAAAAGATTCTTTAGTTCCCAAACCAACTCCTACATTTGCTGCAAAGGTAGTACCGGATACTGCAGCAGCTACCGCTGCTATCAATAATATTTTTTTCATAATACCCTCCTATATGCTATGTAACTATTAATAAAAAGCTATTTTAATGCAATGTATTCTTCTTATTGCTATTATTAGTTTATCATAAATGTTGAGAATCACAAAATAAAAAACCTTATACAATTCTGTAAGTTACGATATAATACATACAGAAAAGGCTTATAAATAACAAGGGCTCAACCCCTTATTTAAGTAAAGGATTTTCTTATGATGACACAAGGCTCTCTACCGTTGGTATCAGTTATTATCCCCATATACCATGGTGAAAATTATGTACAAGAAGCAGTTCGAAGTATTTTAAATCAAACCTATCCGCATATTGAATTATTACTGATTGATGACGGTTCCCCGGATAAGAGTGGAGAACTTTGTGACGAAATAGCTTCCTCTGATGCACGTATTCAAGTGTTCCATATTCCACATCAGGGGGTAGCCGCTGCCAGAAATGTAGGACTTGACCATGCCAAAGGCGACTATATTTGTTTCTTTGATGTCGATGATCATATGTATGGAGACATGATTCGTCTTATGGTCAGTGCCATGGAAAAAGAAAAAGCGGATCTTGCCATTTGCAATGTATTTGACGAAAAAGCAAGTGGACTTGGCGGATTATTGGGATGGCATATTAAAGATAAAAACTTATCATCAGAAACGATTCGTCATCGTTTGTTGTTAGGATTGGACCCTCAAGTTTGGAGAAAAATATATCATGCATCGTTATGGGAAAATCTTCGTTTTTCTGAAGAATCACATTATGAAGACTTGCATATTAATACCGAACTGGTTCTTCGTGCTAAAAAGTTAATTGCTACTGACCAAGTTTTATACAATAACAATCATTATAACGAACAACGTATCGGACTTACGGATAAACCGCAACGTATGGTACATGAACTCGATGCATGGCTACATGCTTTTACGCTAGCTAAACAAGATAAACAACTTGCTATCTACAAAGAGTATTATAACTGGCAGGGAATTCGAAGTTGGCTTCGTTGCTACGATATGCTTCCCCATACATTGTTTGATGAAAATGATTTTGCTTACACAGCTCTTTTTTCTTCTGCCACACTTCCTATAACTAATAGACCTGTTAAACACAGTGCCAATCATGTTTTATGGTATTATTTGGCTACACTGGAAGTATTACGCTTATCAGTATCCATCTTAAAGAAAAATGAGTTGGAATATACAGAAGAGCTTCGCCATATGTTCCAAGCCGCTATACAAGTACTTTGTATTAATAAAGTTTGCAAACAAGTATCGGAAAAGAAAGAAAAAGAAATCCGAACTCTCATTAAAGAAGGACGTTCTTATAAAAAACATTTAACTATCGCTCAACAACTGATGCTTACTTTACTGGAGGAAGAACCGGCAGGTATTATAGAGTTTAAGGGAAAACAATATATTAAAAAGGGTATTCCCCAAAACGACTGATTATAAAAATAAACCGTGCTATCTATAGATAACACGGTTTATTTTTATGCCTATTTTGTAAAAGTAAGTTTATTTTTTATGTAATACACGAGCACAACGTGCACATACATGAGGATGTTCCGCATCACTACCTACGGACGGAACATGTTTCCAACAACGTTCACATTTTTCTCGAGTACTTGGAGTAACCACTACACGTACGCCGTCTTCATTGATAAATGCATTATCCGGTGCTTTAGAAACATCTCCTACCAAAGTCGCAGTAGATACGATAAAGAAATCTGCTAAGAAATCTCCCATATCTGCCAACGTTTCATAAGCATCCCCCTCTGCATAGATAGTCAAATCTGCATCCAACGGATGCCCGATTAACTTGGTTGCACGAGCATTTTCTAATGCTTTCATCACATCGGTACGGAACTGCAATCTCTTTTCCCATTTAGCCGCTAAAGAAGAATCTACATGTTCCGGTTTCATGGTCGGCCAATCTGCCAAATGAACACTCTCTTCTTTACCTTCTACTTGCGGCATAGCTTGCCATACTTCTTCTGCCGTAAAACAAATAAACGGAGCCATGATGCGAACTAATGTATTTAAAATTTCGTACATGGCAGTTTGTGCACTACGACGAAGTACCGAGTCAGCATTTTCTGTGTAAAGGCGGTCTTTTAAAATATCTAAATAGATAGCTGATAAATCTACCGTACAGAAATTATGAACGGCATGATACATTACATGGAACTGATATTGTTCACAAGCATGAGTAACTTCTTCCTTAATCTGTTCCAAACGAAGAAGTGCCCAACGATCGAGTTCGTCCATTTCTTCATAAGGTACTACATCGTTTACAGGATCAAAATCATTTAAATTCCCCAAGAGATAGCGGAATGTATTTCTAATCTTACGATATACATCGCTCATACTCTTAATAATTTGTGGAGAAAGACGAACATCATTCTGATATTCTACGGAAGAAATCCAAAGTCGCATAACATCGGCACCATACTTATCGATAATATCTTGTGGTGCAACGACATTTCCTACAGACTTACTCATCTTACGGCCTTCGCCATCAACAGTAAATCCATGCGTTAATACCGCCTTATATGGTGCATGACCATTAACCGCTACAGAGGTTAAAAGAGAACTATGGAACCATCCACGATGTTGATCGGAACCTTCCAAGTATAAATCGCAAGGGTAGCTTGCCCCTTCCCATTCCGGTTTCGGTTGATTAAGAACACCATTCCAAGAAGAACCGGAATCAAACCATACATCCATGATATCCATTTCTTTTCTAAACTTACGTCCCTTAGCGAATCCTTCCGGTAAAAGCTCTTCCGCTGTATACTTCCACCATGCACCACTACCTTCTTTTTCAATAATCTTTCTTACAGATTCCGTAGTTTCCTTAGTAATCACATATTCTCCTGTATCTTCACAGAAGAATGCCGGAATCGGAACACCCCAAGAACGCTGACGAGAAATACACCAATCTTGACGATCACGAATCATATTATATAAACGGTCATGTCCCCAAGACGGATAGAATGTCGTTTCATCCACCGCCTTTAATGCTTGTTGCCGGAAATCATTAATGGATGCAAACCACTGTTCCGTTGCACGATAAATAACCGGATTCTTACAACGCCAACAATGCGGATAAGAGTGATGAATAGATTTCTTACCAAGTAAGCGACCTGCATGAGCTAATAAAGAAATAATAGGTCCTTCCGCTTCCCAAACGGTTTTCCCCACTAAGCCCAATCCGACTTCTTCCATCATGCGACCTTTATTATCCACAGGACAAATAATATCTTGATGAATACGCCCTTCATTTTCATACTTCTTATGTACTTCAAAGTCTTCGATACCATGTCCCGGTGCGGTATGAACACAACCGGTACCGGCATCTAAAGTAACATGATTACCTTCTAAAATATGTACGACACGTTCCGGATATAAAGGATGTGTAAAGGTCTTCATATCCCAATCTTGCCCAAGCATATCCGCCCCTACAAATTCATAATTTTCAATCTTACAATCGGCAAGAGCTTTAGGCGCCAATTCTTTGTTCATCAAATAATACTCATCTGCATCTATGTTGTGTACCCATACATAGATAAACTTCGGATTCACACTGATATGTTGATTGGCAGGAATAGTCCAAGGCGTAGTTGTCCAAATCACAGCAAATAATTTGTCTTTGGATACACCTTGTGGTGCCAAATCGCCTATATCCAATGCAGGAAATTTTACATAAATAGAAGGAGATTTTCTATCTTTATATTCAATTTCCGCTTCTGCTAAAGCCGTTTCGCAATGAGGACACCAATATACCGCCTTCTTACCTTTATAAATATATCCTTTTTCTGCCATTTCTCCGAAAATTTCAATCTGTTTGGCTTCTAAATGCGGATCAAAAGTCACATAAGGATGTTCCCAAGTACCAAGAACGCCCATACGAATAAAATCTTTTTTCTGCACCTCTACCCATTTTTTCGCATAAGCAAGACATTTTTGTCTAAGTTCTAAGGGAGTCATTTTCGCTCTATCTTCACCGGATTCTTTCAAAACGGCATATTCAATAGGAAGCCCATGTGTATCCCATCCCGGCACATAATGCGGTGCATATCCGGTCATATATTTATAACGAACGATAATATCTTTCAAGGTTTTATTTAATGCATGCCCAATATGAATTTTACCATTAGCATAAGGAGGTCCGTCATGAAGTACAAAAGACGGTGCTCCTTCTTTTCTTCTCTTATCTAAACGTTTTTGATGTAAATTCATATGCTGCCACATTTCCACAAATCCGGGTTCTTTCTGTGGAAGATTGCCTCGCATGGGAAATTCTGTTTCCGGCAAATGCAAAGTCTTGCTGTAATCCATAATATGCCTCCTAAAAATAAAAATCCCGCCCCCGTAAGGGGCGAGATTATATCCCGTGGTACCACCCTCATGACCTTATGGCCACTTGGAACAGTTAACGATGTCCCGTTGGGGCTTTTCTTCCCCAAAGCTCAAGAGTGATCTATTTACATCTTTTCATGCTCGCTTTCACCTATCCGAGCTCTCTAGTAATGAAATCCAATGTAAACCGTCTCTTTCAACGCCTTTTGATTTGCTACTATATTACCCCCTAACACTTGCTTTCGTCAAGTTATAATTGATTTTTCTTTTTATTACGGTTATTTATTGAAGTAGAAAAGACTTAGTGTTACACTTAAATTAAATAGTAAACTATATAAAGTAATGCTATAGGAGCGCGTATAATGAAAAAATTTATCATTGAAGAACCGATATTCCGCTTATTTCCTGATGTACATATCGGAATTATCGTCTTTAAAGGAGCCGATAATCGTATAAAAGCTCCTAATAAATATCTTCCACTCTTACAAGAAGCTGAAATTAAATCACAAACATTCCTCACTGAAGAAGAGTTTGGTGACAACCCGGTTATTGCCATCTGGAGAGATGCTCTCACTCGTTTCAAAAAGAAAAAAGGCGTTCGTGCCTCCATTGATGCTCTCATGAAACGTGTAGCCAACGGTAATCATATAGGGACCATTAATCCCTTTGTAGATATTTATAACGCTATTTCTTTGTCATATGCACTTCCTGTTGGAGGTGAAGATATTGATACCTTTGACGGAGATATACGTCTTACCATAGCCGATGGTACAGAACCGTTCATTACACTGGGTAGCAATAAAAGCGAACCGCCCAAACAAGGAGAAGTCATTTACAAAGACAATAGCGGTGCTATTTGCCGCTGTTGGAACTGGCGTGAATCCGTCCGTACTATGCTAACGGAAAATACAACCCATGCGGTCCTGTGTATTGAATGTATCGACAAAACAAGAATTCCCGCATTAGAAGAAGCATTAGAAAAACTGGAAACATTAGCTGCACAAGAAGTCGGAGGAACACACCAACGATTCATTTTAAATAAAGAAAGACCGGAAGTCATTATTAGTGACTAATATAATCTATAGAAGAAAGAAGGAATTTTATTATGGCTACTCCATTTTCTACTCGTCGCTTTATTGAAGATCCTGCAATTATTAAACAAGTGTTGGATAGATGTAAAATTATTCATATCGGATTACAAGATACCAATCGAATCTACGTAGTCCCCACCAACTATGGATATACATATGAAAATGGCCATATTACCTTTTATACACATGGTGCTACACAAGGTTTAAAATGGGAACTTATGCAAAAGCATCCAAACGTCGGATTTGAAATTGATACCGGCTTCGAACTGGTAGACGGTGGCGAAGTAGCTTGCAACTACAGTAATGCTTATGCAAGTATTATCGGTAGCGGAACCGCTTCCCTTATTACCGACATAGAAGAAAAAAAGAGAATCATTAATAACATTATGATGGTACAGGCAGGAAAATCTTTTACCTTTACAGATGCCATGGTCGAAAGACTCGGTATCGCTAAAATTGAAGTGGAAGAGTTTGCATGTAAATCCGGTTACTTATACGAAAAATAAGAACACCCATCTATAAAACCATATAAGGAGAGATTATCATGACAACATCCAATACACTGGTTGCTTATTTCTCTGCTACAGGTACTACTAAGAAGATAGCTGAAACATTAGCCTTAGTTGCACAAGCGGATTTATTTGAAATTGTCCCTAAAAAATTATATACAAAAGAAGATTTAGATTGGCATAATTTGAATAGTCGCAGCTCTGTAGAATGTAACGATACAACGGCAAGACCGGAGATTGCAACCCGAGTACCCAATATGGATAACTATCAAAATATTTTTATCGGATTTCCTATCTGGTGGTATGCAGCCCCTCGCATTATCGAAACCTTTTTAGAAAGTTACAATATGGAAAATAAATTTATCATTCCATTCTGCACTTCGGGAAGCAGTGATATTGGAGACAGTGCCAAACTACTCGAGCATTGCTCAAAAGGAAAAATTGTAACCGGTGCCAGGCTTCCTGCTGATATTTCAAAGGGTAAACTGGTACAATGGGCGAATATGCAAAAATTCTATAAATAATAAAAAGAGGAGAACTCAAAGGAGTTCTCCTCTTTTATGCTTATTCAAATAATTTATAAAAAGTATGAGTAGTGTTGCAAATATCTATATTATTAGATATAATTTAATTGCATAATGCAGCTTATGAATCTATTTTGGTTATAGATGTAAATTTTATTAAAATG
It contains:
- a CDS encoding flavodoxin, with product MTTSNTLVAYFSATGTTKKIAETLALVAQADLFEIVPKKLYTKEDLDWHNLNSRSSVECNDTTARPEIATRVPNMDNYQNIFIGFPIWWYAAPRIIETFLESYNMENKFIIPFCTSGSSDIGDSAKLLEHCSKGKIVTGARLPADISKGKLVQWANMQKFYK
- a CDS encoding B3/4 domain-containing protein codes for the protein MKKFIIEEPIFRLFPDVHIGIIVFKGADNRIKAPNKYLPLLQEAEIKSQTFLTEEEFGDNPVIAIWRDALTRFKKKKGVRASIDALMKRVANGNHIGTINPFVDIYNAISLSYALPVGGEDIDTFDGDIRLTIADGTEPFITLGSNKSEPPKQGEVIYKDNSGAICRCWNWRESVRTMLTENTTHAVLCIECIDKTRIPALEEALEKLETLAAQEVGGTHQRFILNKERPEVIISD
- a CDS encoding pyridoxamine 5'-phosphate oxidase family protein, which encodes MATPFSTRRFIEDPAIIKQVLDRCKIIHIGLQDTNRIYVVPTNYGYTYENGHITFYTHGATQGLKWELMQKHPNVGFEIDTGFELVDGGEVACNYSNAYASIIGSGTASLITDIEEKKRIINNIMMVQAGKSFTFTDAMVERLGIAKIEVEEFACKSGYLYEK